The proteins below come from a single Crossiella sp. CA-258035 genomic window:
- a CDS encoding class I SAM-dependent methyltransferase codes for MPMNRYHRWLCRSDMWARAVARDLIPWALDGVDLGTDVLEIGPGYGATTVALAARVPRLTAVEIDVDLARGLRARLGDQVRVLEGDGAAIPLPDNSFTGVGSFTMLHHVPSVALQDRVFAEAFRVLRPGGTFAGMDGVPSLGFRLIHLNDTYVPVNPDTLAPRLRAVGFRDIWLTAVPGRSFRFRARKPLS; via the coding sequence ATGCCGATGAACCGCTATCACCGCTGGTTGTGCCGTTCGGATATGTGGGCTCGGGCGGTGGCCCGCGACCTGATCCCGTGGGCGCTGGACGGCGTCGATCTGGGCACGGATGTGCTGGAGATCGGTCCGGGTTATGGCGCGACGACCGTGGCCCTGGCGGCGCGGGTGCCGAGGTTGACCGCGGTGGAGATCGATGTCGACCTGGCGCGTGGGCTGCGAGCTCGGCTGGGTGACCAGGTGCGCGTGCTGGAGGGTGATGGGGCAGCGATTCCGTTGCCGGACAACAGCTTCACCGGAGTTGGTAGCTTCACCATGCTGCACCACGTGCCGTCGGTGGCCTTGCAGGACAGGGTGTTCGCCGAGGCGTTCCGGGTGTTGCGGCCGGGTGGCACGTTCGCCGGGATGGACGGGGTGCCGAGTCTGGGTTTCCGGCTCATCCATCTGAACGACACTTACGTGCCGGTCAATCCGGACACGCTCGCGCCACGGCTCCGGGCGGTGGGGTTCCGGGACATCTGGCTGACCGCGGTGCCTGGCCGGTCGTTCCGGTTCCGTGCTCGTAAACCCCTGTCATGA
- a CDS encoding ABC transporter ATP-binding protein yields the protein MRPDLDDPAVAITGLVKRYGSTVAVDHLDLTVPRGQVLALLGPNGAGKTTTIELCEGFLRPDAGSIRVLGLDPATEADRLRPRIGVMPQGGGAYPSVRADEMLRLVATCAAEPLDVEWLLDVLGLAESRRTPFKRLSGGQQQRLALACAIVGRPELVFLDEPTAGMDPQARRLVWELIGALRADGVTVLLTTHLMDEAESLADRVAIVDHGRVVAEGTPAELTSGEPDHQQLRFRSLPGLNLTLLTAALPEGCRTSEPRPGDYLVEGTITPQVVSTVTSWCAQHGVLAHELTVARRSLEDVFLDLTGRELRS from the coding sequence GTGCGCCCGGATCTCGACGACCCAGCTGTGGCGATCACCGGGCTGGTCAAGCGGTACGGCTCGACGGTCGCGGTCGACCACCTCGACCTGACCGTTCCGCGCGGCCAGGTGCTGGCCCTGCTCGGCCCCAACGGCGCGGGCAAGACCACCACCATCGAGCTGTGCGAGGGCTTCCTCCGCCCCGACGCCGGCTCGATCCGGGTGCTCGGCCTGGACCCGGCCACCGAGGCCGACCGGCTGCGCCCGCGCATCGGCGTGATGCCCCAGGGCGGCGGCGCCTACCCCTCGGTCCGCGCCGACGAGATGCTCCGCCTGGTCGCCACCTGCGCCGCCGAGCCCCTGGACGTGGAATGGCTGCTGGACGTCCTCGGCCTGGCCGAGTCCCGCCGCACCCCGTTCAAGCGCCTCTCCGGCGGCCAGCAGCAGCGCCTGGCCCTGGCCTGCGCCATCGTCGGCCGCCCGGAACTGGTCTTCCTGGACGAACCCACCGCCGGCATGGACCCCCAGGCCCGCAGACTCGTGTGGGAGCTCATCGGCGCCCTGCGCGCCGACGGCGTCACGGTCCTGCTGACCACCCACCTGATGGACGAGGCGGAGAGCCTGGCCGACCGGGTCGCCATCGTCGACCACGGCCGCGTCGTCGCCGAGGGCACCCCGGCCGAGCTGACCAGCGGTGAACCAGACCACCAGCAGCTGCGTTTCCGTTCATTGCCGGGCCTGAACCTGACCCTGCTGACCGCGGCCCTGCCCGAGGGCTGCCGGACCAGCGAACCCCGCCCCGGCGACTACCTGGTGGAGGGCACGATCACTCCGCAGGTGGTCTCCACGGTGACCTCGTGGTGCGCCCAGCACGGGGTGCTGGCACATGAGCTGACGGTGGCCCGCCGCAGCCTTGAGGACGTGTTCCTCGACCTGACCGGACGGGAGCTGCGCTCATGA
- a CDS encoding ABC transporter permease, with protein MTATIRFAPGTFRPNPAPGAPLRMLAAQSGTELRLHLRHGEQVLLTLLIPLALLVGLTLLPILPLAEPRVATIAPRIIALAVMSSAFTGQAIALGFDRRYGVVKRLAATGVPRWMLLSGRILAVLGVVAVQLLLITLVATALGWRPALAGLLPALLLTLLGALTFAALGVLLGGALRADIVLALANIIWFALLLGGGVALPTAQLPGAWADIATYLPTAALADSLHTITATGSWPSAQPVLVLVVWGAAATALACRTTKLS; from the coding sequence ATGACCGCCACCATCCGATTCGCCCCCGGTACCTTCCGCCCCAACCCGGCCCCCGGCGCCCCCCTGCGCATGCTGGCCGCCCAGTCCGGCACCGAGCTGCGCCTGCACCTGCGCCACGGCGAACAGGTCCTGCTCACCCTGCTGATCCCGCTGGCCCTGCTCGTCGGCCTCACCCTGCTGCCGATCCTCCCCCTGGCCGAACCCCGGGTGGCCACCATCGCCCCCAGGATCATCGCCCTGGCCGTCATGTCCTCAGCCTTCACCGGCCAAGCCATCGCCCTGGGCTTCGACCGCCGCTACGGCGTGGTGAAAAGACTGGCCGCCACCGGCGTGCCGCGCTGGATGCTCCTCTCCGGCCGCATCCTCGCCGTCCTGGGCGTGGTAGCCGTGCAACTCCTGCTCATCACCCTGGTAGCCACCGCCCTCGGCTGGCGCCCCGCCCTGGCGGGCCTCCTCCCGGCGCTACTGCTGACCCTCCTGGGCGCCCTCACCTTCGCCGCCCTCGGCGTCCTCCTGGGCGGAGCCCTCCGCGCCGACATCGTCCTGGCCCTGGCCAACATCATCTGGTTCGCCCTGCTCCTCGGCGGCGGCGTGGCCCTGCCCACCGCCCAACTCCCCGGCGCCTGGGCCGACATCGCCACCTACCTCCCCACCGCCGCCCTGGCCGACAGCCTGCACACCATCACCGCCACCGGCTCCTGGCCCAGCGCCCAGCCCGTCCTGGTGCTCGTGGTGTGGGGCGCCGCAGCCACCGCCTTGGCCTGCCGCACCACCAAGCTCAGCTGA
- a CDS encoding helix-turn-helix transcriptional regulator, translated as MSPSGQATPMLVPASGAVLVGSFDLPLGTRFDWHLHPVHQLAWAASGVLAVTTPDGTWVLPTNRALWLPAGIGHSTAAIGSATMRSLYLAPAACPPDWPATWAQPTVVAAPPLLRELIPYLGQETLSPQARARAEAVVFDLLEPLPVTTLAVPSPHDPRTRAISTALTADPADPRTLSEWGRRVGASERTLARLFRTETGLPFGRWRTQLRIQAALPLLAHGMAVSTVARRVGYESTSAFVAAFRATVGLPPGQYFGRVRE; from the coding sequence ATGTCGCCATCCGGACAGGCCACGCCCATGCTGGTGCCCGCCTCGGGAGCGGTGCTGGTCGGCAGCTTCGACCTGCCTCTGGGCACCCGCTTCGACTGGCACCTGCACCCGGTGCACCAGCTCGCCTGGGCCGCCAGTGGTGTCCTGGCCGTGACGACACCGGACGGCACCTGGGTGCTGCCGACCAACCGCGCGCTGTGGCTGCCCGCGGGCATCGGGCACAGCACCGCTGCGATCGGCAGCGCGACCATGCGGAGCCTCTACCTCGCCCCTGCCGCCTGCCCACCGGACTGGCCGGCGACCTGGGCGCAGCCGACCGTGGTCGCCGCCCCGCCGCTACTGCGCGAGCTGATCCCCTACCTGGGCCAGGAAACTCTGTCCCCGCAGGCACGCGCCCGCGCCGAGGCGGTGGTCTTCGACCTGTTGGAGCCGCTGCCGGTGACCACCCTGGCGGTGCCCAGCCCACATGATCCACGCACCCGGGCGATCAGCACCGCCCTGACCGCCGACCCGGCTGACCCACGCACCCTGAGCGAGTGGGGCCGCCGGGTCGGCGCCAGTGAGCGAACCCTGGCACGCCTGTTCCGCACCGAGACCGGCCTGCCGTTCGGCCGGTGGCGAACCCAGCTGCGAATCCAGGCCGCGCTTCCGTTGCTGGCACACGGAATGGCGGTGTCCACAGTGGCCAGACGCGTTGGTTACGAGAGCACCAGCGCGTTCGTGGCC
- a CDS encoding CGNR zinc finger domain-containing protein, which produces MILPGEPLPVHLMNTIWADRNGIHDTLATLDSLRGWLAVVHDDATAQRITEDDIPYFHTLRNALRRLAAHRTEDPRARATTSPLTPHQAVAIVNRTIAQSPTSPQLSLADNTLSSTAISKGTPATQTLAAFATQSIPVLATAPLHACLAPACVIYFTKDHPRREWCSTTCGNRARAARHYNRHKPT; this is translated from the coding sequence GTGATACTTCCCGGTGAGCCGCTCCCGGTACACCTGATGAACACCATCTGGGCCGACCGCAACGGCATCCACGACACCCTGGCCACCCTGGACTCCCTCCGCGGCTGGCTCGCTGTCGTACACGACGACGCCACAGCGCAACGGATCACCGAGGACGACATCCCCTACTTCCACACCCTGCGCAACGCCCTGCGCCGCCTGGCCGCCCACCGCACCGAGGACCCCCGCGCCCGAGCCACCACCAGCCCGCTCACTCCGCACCAGGCGGTGGCGATCGTCAACCGCACCATCGCCCAGTCCCCCACCAGCCCCCAGCTGTCCCTGGCGGACAACACCCTGAGCAGCACCGCCATCAGCAAGGGCACCCCCGCCACCCAAACCCTGGCCGCTTTCGCCACCCAGTCCATCCCGGTGCTCGCCACCGCGCCCCTGCACGCCTGCCTCGCTCCGGCCTGCGTCATCTACTTCACCAAGGACCACCCCCGCCGCGAATGGTGCTCAACCACCTGCGGCAACCGGGCCCGAGCCGCCCGGCACTACAACCGCCACAAACCCACCTGA
- a CDS encoding nuclear transport factor 2 family protein, which yields MTRAPVPPFDEATARQKVQAAEDAWNTREPARVAAAYTPDSVWRNRSEFVTGRAEIEEFLTRKWEREREYALRKDLWAFAGNRIAVRFQYEWRDARGQWWRSYGNENWEFDDEGYMRRREASINDVAIAESERRIFGPRPESERGQGIPLR from the coding sequence ATGACTCGTGCGCCGGTTCCCCCGTTTGACGAAGCCACCGCCCGGCAGAAGGTGCAGGCCGCTGAGGACGCCTGGAACACCAGGGAGCCGGCCAGGGTGGCGGCGGCGTACACGCCGGACTCGGTGTGGCGCAACCGGTCTGAGTTCGTCACCGGTCGGGCGGAGATCGAGGAGTTCCTGACCCGGAAGTGGGAGAGGGAGAGGGAGTACGCGCTGCGGAAGGACCTGTGGGCCTTCGCGGGGAACCGGATCGCGGTGCGCTTCCAGTACGAGTGGCGTGACGCGCGGGGGCAGTGGTGGCGCAGTTACGGCAACGAGAACTGGGAGTTCGACGACGAGGGGTACATGCGGCGGCGGGAGGCCAGCATCAACGATGTGGCCATCGCGGAGTCCGAGCGGCGGATCTTCGGGCCGCGGCCGGAGAGCGAGCGCGGGCAGGGGATTCCGCTGCGGTGA